The Rhinopithecus roxellana isolate Shanxi Qingling chromosome 13, ASM756505v1, whole genome shotgun sequence genome contains a region encoding:
- the MIEF1 gene encoding mitochondrial dynamics protein MID51, translating into MAGAGERKGKKDDNGIGTAIDFVLSNARLVLGVGGAAMLGIATLAVKRMYDRAISAPTSPTRLSHSGKRSWEEPNWMGSPRLLNRDMKTGLSRSLQTLPTDSSAFDTDTFCPPRPKPVARKGQVDLKKSRLRMSLQEKLLTYYRNRAAIPAGEQARAKQAAVDICAELRSFLRAKLPDMPLRDMYLSGSLYDDLQVVAADHIQLIVPLVLEQNLWSCIPGEDTIMNVPGFFLVRRENPEYFPRGSSYWDRCVVGGYLSPKTVADTFEKVVAGSINWPAIGSLLDYVIRPAPPPEALTLEVQYERDKHLFIDFLPSVTLGDTVLVAKPHRLAQYDNLWRLSLRPAETARLRALDQADSGCRSLCLKILKAICKSTPSLGHLTASQLTNVILLLAQEEADWSPDMLADRFLQALRGLISYLEAGILPSALNPKVNLFAELTPEEIDELGYTLYCSLSEPEVLLQT; encoded by the exons ATGGCAGGCGCTGGTGAGCGCAAAGGCAAGAAGGATGACAATGGCATTGGCACGGCCATTGACTTTGTGCTCTCCAATGCCCGGCTGGTGCTGGGGGTGGGTGGAGCGGCCATGCTGGGCATCGCCACGTTGGCAGTTAAGCGG ATGTACGATCGGGCGATCAGTGCCCCTACCAGCCCCACCCGCCTGAGCCATTCGGGGAAAAGGAGCTGGGAAGAACCAAACTGGATGGGCTCCCCCCGACTGCTGAACAGGGACATGAAGACGGGCCTGAGTCGGTCCCTGCAGACCCTTCCCACAGACTCCTCTGCCTTCGACACAG ATACATTCTGCCCGCCCCGGCCCAAGCCAGTGGCCAGGAAGGGCCAGGTAGACTTGAAGAAGTCACGACTCCGCATGTCCCTGCAGGAGAAACTTCTTACTTACTACCGGAACCGGGCAGCCATCCCTGCTGGAGAGCAGGCTCGGGCCAAGCAAGCTGCTGTGGACATATGTGCCGAACTCCGGAGCTTCCTGCGGGCCAAGTTGCCTGACATGCCGCTTCGGGACATGTACTTGAGTGGCAGCCTCTATGATGACCTGCAG GTGGTGGCAGCtgaccacatccagctgattgtGCCCCTTGTGCTGGAGCAGAACCTGTGGTCGTGTATTCCTGGTGAAGACACCATCATGAATGTTCCTGGCTTCTTCCTGGTTCGTCGTGAGAATCCAGAGTACTTTCCTCGTGGGAGCAGTTACTGGGACCGCTGTGTAGTAGGGGGCTACCTCTCCCCAAAGACAGTCGCAGATACATTTGAGAAGGTGGTGGCTGGCTCCATCAATTGGCCAGCCATAGGGTCCCTCTTGGACTATGTGATCCGGCCGGCACCACCCCCAGAGGCCCTCACACTGGAGGTACAGTACGAGCGTGACAAACATCTCTTCATTGACTTCCTGCCATCAGTGACCCTCGGTGACACAGTCTTGGTGGCCAAACCACACCGGCTAGCCCAGTATGATAACCTGTGGCGGCTGAGCCTGCGTCCCGCAGAGACGGCACGCCTGCGGGCTCTGGACCAGGCTGACTCGGGCTGCCGATCTCTGTGCCTCAAGATCCTCAAGGCCATATGCAAGTCCACCCCGTCTCTGGGCCACCTCACTGCCAGCCAGCTAACCAATGTCATCCTCCTCTTGGCCCAGGAGGAGGCTGACTGGTCTCCAGATATGCTGGCCGACCGTTTCCTGCAGGCCCTGAGGGGACTTATCAGCTACTTAGAGGCTGGAATCCTGCCCAGTGCTCTAAACCCCAAGGTGAACTTATTTGCAGAGCTCACCCCTGAGGAAATAGACGAATTAGGATACACTCTGTATTGCTCATTGTCCGAGCCAGAGGTGCTGCTGCAGACGTAG